The Silvibacterium dinghuense DNA window CTTCTCCGTCTCCTGCACGTTCGGATTCGCGACCGGCGAACCGCTTACGCCGAGTTACGAAGCAGCCATTGACGACGTATCGCGCGGCAGCACGGGCTCGCTGCGTCCGGACCGCGTGCAGGGCATCTCGCTCACCAAAGGCGCGGGCAGGCTCGATGACTGGTTCAACAAGGGTGCCTTCGCCACGCCCACCAGCACTTACGGCAACGCCTCGCGCTATTCCATCCCCGGCCCGGGCACCATGACCCAGGACATGTCCTTCTCGAAGACGCAGCGCTTCGGCGACATGAAGACACTCGAGATACGAGCCATCGTCGATAACGTCTTCAATACGGTGCAATACTCGGGCGTAGATACGACACTCGGCTCGGCAACCTTCGGCGAAGTCACTTCGGCCGCGTCGATGCGCAGCTTCTCTTTCCTCTCACGGTACAGGTTCTAGGAGTAAGAGGTCGATCATGAAACTACCCCGTCATCTTTGCCTCTTCGCCGCCTGCTGCACAGGCGCAGGCCTCATGTCTGCTTTCGCGCCTGCTCTCGCGCAAGATCAGCTGAAGCAGTCGCCCGAACAGTCCTCCTTCACCTTGAAGGTGACCAGCGATCTGGTCCTGACCAACGTGGTGGTGCGCGACAAGAAGACCGGCGACATCGTGCACGGCCTCACCAGCAAGGACTTCACCGTACTCGAGAATGGCAAGCCCCAGTCGATCGCCAGCTTCGACTTCGAAAGCGTGGACCAGGCCGCGCCGCTGAATGAGGCGACCATCAGCGGCAGCTCAGGCAAGAGCCTCTTCAACGCCAAGACCGGCGTAGCCAAGCCCGAAGAGCTGCGCAATCACCGCCTGATCGTGCTCTTCTTCGACCTCACCTCGATGCAGCCCGAAGACATCGAGCGCTCGGTCGAAGCCGCACGCGACTACATCAACAAGCAGATGGCTCCTGCCGATCTCGTCTCGGTCGTTTCTCTGGATACGAACCTCTCGCTCGACCAGGACTTCACGCAGAACAAGCAGCTGCTGCTGAACGCCGTGAACAACTACGATCCCGGCGCAGGTCAGGGCTTCCAGCCTGGCGCAACCAGCACGACAAACCAGGTGGAAGACACCACCGCCTTCACCGCCGACGAGAGCGAATACAACGACCTCAACACCGACCGCGAACTCTTTGCCATCTCCTCGATCGCAAAGTCGCTCGCGTATATCAACGAGAAGAAGTCGATGCTCTATTTCTCGGGCGGCATTCAGCGCGACGGCATCGAGAACCAGGCTTCGCTGCGTTCGGCCATCAACTCTGCCGTACGCTCCAATCTCTCGATCTACAGCGTGGACACGCGCGGCCTGCAGGCCATCTCCCCGCTCGGCGACGCCTCCACCGGAAGCCTGCGCGGAACCAGCAGCTACAACGGCGCGGGTCTCCAGAACAATATGGACTCGAACTACAACACGCAGGAAGTCATGGCGACGCTCTCGTCGGACACCGGCGGCAAGGCCTTCTTCGATTCGAACGATTTCTCCCCGGCCTTCGAGCGTGTGCAGCGCGACACCTCGGCCTACTATGTCATCGGCTTCCGCTCCACCGACACGCGCAAGGATGGCCGCTATCGCCGCCTGACCATCAAGGTGAACCGGCCCGATGTGAAGCTCGAATATCGCCCCGGCTACTACGCGCCGGCGGACTTCCTGCACTCGAACCGCGAAGACCGCGAACGGCAGCTCGAAGACGAGCTGGCCAGCGACCTGCCCGCGACCGACGTCGCCGTCTATCTGCAGGCGCTCTACTTCCGCACCGACGAGACACACTACTTCGTGCCGGTCTCCCTCGTCGTACCCGGCTCGCAGATCCCCTTTGTCAAAGGCGGCGACAAGGACAAGGCCACGCTCGACATCATTGGCGAAGTGAAGGAAGCCTCCGGCCGCTCCATCGGCCAGGCGCGCCAGACAGTGAAGCTCTCGATCGACCAGGCGCAGCAGGTGCGGCAGAAGAACGTCCAGTATTCGACGGGCTTCACGCTGCCCATCGGCAAATATCACCTCAAGTTTGTCGTGCGCGAGAACGAAACCGGCCGCATGGGCTCCTTCGAGGCCGACATCCAGGTCCCCGACCAGCGCAGGATTCCCTTGAAGATGAGCTCGGTGGTGCTGGCCAGCCAGATGATCCCCGCGCCGAAGAACAGCGATAATCCGCTCGACCGCGACGGCCAGCAGCTGGTGCCGAACCTGCCGCATGTCTTCCGCCAGGACCAGCACCTCTACTTCCTCTATGAGGTGTACGCGCCCTCGCATGTCGGCACGGCCAGCAGCGATCCCAAGGCCGCGAAGGAAGCCGAGAAGAATCCCAAGGCTCCGGTCAAAGTGCTGACGAGCATCGAATTTCTGAAGGATGGCGCGAAGAGCTTCGAGACGCCTCTGGTCGAAGCCAGCAGCGTCAACGTGCCCAATCGCGACGCCGTGGCCTTCCAGTTCGACGTACCGCTGAATGGCTTGAAGCCTGGGCTCTATACCTGCCAGGTCAACGTCATCGATGATGCCGGAGGCAGCTTCAGCTTCCCGCGCACGGCCGTGCTGATCCGCGAGCCCGCACCGGCTCCCACGACACCGGCAGCACCGGCACAGGGAGGCACTCCAACGCCATCCTCGCCCGGAAATTAAGACACAGAGCAAGTCACTCAACAGTGACTCCCGCCGCAGTGTAGAGTGACTGGCGGAGGACATTGCTGTGACTTGCTTTCGCTCTTTGCTGCACCGTGCGTCGGTGCTCTCTGCCTCAGCCCTGATCGGACTCTCTCTTCTCACCGCGCCCCGGCACGCACAGGCCGCAGACAGCGGCTTCGCGCACACCAGCGGACAGCAAATTGTGGACGGCAACGGCCAGCCGCTCTATCTGCGCGGCATCAACCTCGGCAACTGGTTTGAAACCGAAGGCTACATGTTCCACTTCGAACATGGCCCGCAGTCCACGCGTGAAATTGAAGCACTGACCAACGAGCTGCTCGGGCCCGATGCCTCGGCTCGCTTCTGGCACGAGTGGCGCGAGAAGTACATCACCCGCGACGACATCGCCTATCTGCATCAGATCGGCCTGAACTCGATCCGCATCCCCATCGATTACCGCTATTTCACTCCCGGCAATGACGAGGGATTTCGCCTTCTGGACCGCGTCATCGGCTGGGCGGGTGAAAACCACATCTACGTGGTCATCGACATGCACGCCGCGCCCTGCGGACAGACCGGCACGAACATCGACAACAGCTGGGGCTACCCCTGGCTCTACGACAGCGAGGAGTGCCAGCGGCAGACCGTCGAAATCTGGACGCGCATCGCCGCCCATTACACAAACAACAAGACCGTGCTCGGCTACGACCTGCTGAACGAACCCGTGCCGCACTATCCCTCGCTGCAGAAGTACAACGACAAGCTCGAGCCGGTCTACAAAAAGATCGTCGCCGGCATCCGCACCGTGGATAAGCATCACATCGTCATCCTGGGCGGCGCGCAGTGGGATACGAACTTCAAAGTCTTCGGGCCGCCCTTCGATACGAACACCGTCTACCAGCTGCACAAATACTGGATGGACCCGGTGCAGGCCTCCATCCAGACCTACGTCGATTTCTCGAAGCAATACAACGTGCCGGTGTGGCTCGGCGAATCAGGCGAGAATAACGACGCATGGATCGGCAAATTCGTAACCGTGCTGGAGCAGAATCACATCGGATGGGCCTTCTGGACGTACAAGAAGATCGATACCACCTCCTCGATCGTCTCCGCGCCCAAGCCCCGCTACTGGGACGAGATCGTCGCCTACTCGCAGCTTCCCGAGGGAACCGGCAACGCCGAGAAGCGCATCGGCGCGCGGCCGCCCCAGGACCACATCCAGGCCGCATTCGATGACCTGCTGAAGAACGTCGAGTTTGCGAACTGCGTGAAGAATCCCGGCTACATCCAGGCGCTGGGGCTGAAAGAGCAGTAGCCATCAATCTTTCTGTGGCTGCGGCGCGGCGGAACCGCTCTGCGCCTCGTCGCGCCACGGACAGTGACGGCACCCCGAGCCACAGCAGTAACCACGGCGGAGATGATACTCCGCCGTAAACACCAGGTACGGGCCGTCCATGTAATAATCACGGCCCTCCACCAGCATCTCTTCAGACATACGCCTCGCAAAACGCTCCAGCCGGCCCATTCAAGCATGAAGTCGGCTTGAGTGGGGTCGGGTGCCCCACCCATGACCCTCGGTTGGTCATGGGTGGGTCTCAAGAAAACCCAGGGCAGGAGAGGAAAACAGGCTCACCGTCGTCGGCGCATCTGTCTCTTCTTTCTCTTCCGCAAACGGCCATGTCACCGTCCGGCCCGGAATCGCGGCCGGACGCTCGCCCGGAATCACAATATCGATCAGGTTCATCGGATCTGCCGCAGCGTAAGTGATCGCTGCCTGAGCCTGCGGCCTGCGCCGCACCTCGCGCAGCATCTCCAGCGCCTCGGGCAGCGCGAACTGCTCTCCGCCAAAGCCGGAGACAAAGCGCCCGCCGCGCACGGTCCCGCGTGCTTCCATCCTGCGATACATGCCGACCAGGTCACGCCAGCGCGGCATCGACGTTTCCCGTGTCAGCAGATCGCGGAAGATCACACCGTAACGCCGCAGCAGCGTCATGCAGGCAGACTCCAGCTCGCTCTCCCACCGCTTGGCAGCTTCGCCAAGACTTTCGTCGACGAGCGGAGCCTGCGCCAGCATGCTCCAGCGCCCCGCGGCCTTGCGATTCTGCGCCGCAGGCCGCACCCGCGCAGGTGCGGTAAAAATTTGCTTCCGCCGAGGGTCCACAAGCTGGCGCAGGCTGTCGAACCCATCGGCCGTCACCAGCCCCGCAGCAACCAGTTCCCACAGCGCCAGCGCCGTCTCCTCACCCGGAGCGCCAGAGAGCCGCGCCAGCTCTGCAGGAAACATCGCTCCGCGCTCCGCGAGGCAGGAGCGCAGCCGGTTCGCCAGAGAACTCAGGCATGCCTCCAGATTCGCCCCGGGAATTTGTCGCTGTTGCAGGCACAAATCCATCCACAGCGCCTCTTCGCGCAGAAAAAAGGTGATCGGCGCCATGCCCGTAGGCACGATACGCCGCGGCCCTCCACCTTCGACCGTTGCAAATGCCGGATGCGGCGAGATGCGCCCCCATCCGACCACGCCGGTAAGCGTCAGAGCATCGAGCCAGCGCGGATCGTAATTCGCTACGCGCTGCGGCAAGATCGACCGCTCCCACTCGACGGCTGGCGCCTCGAATCCCTCGAGCCCGCGAATCGCCTCCAGCAACCCCTGCTCGCCCGAGAGCTGTCGCTGCGGCCCAAGATGCTGCCAGTCCAGAGCAAAGCGCATGTACACCGCCGGCGTCACCGGCTCGACCTGCTTGCGCAAGGCATGCAGGGTTCGCTTGTGAATCCGCTGCAACAGCCGCCGCTCGCACCACTCGACGTCTTCCTCCGCGATCGGCTCAGCAGAAGGCGGATGATCGAAGCACCCGCGCAGCATCGTGCCCGACGCCTCGAGCAGCAGCATCTGCTTCCAGATCTCGGATGCCGCAACGCCCAGCCGCTCGCCGAGCGAGCGCGAGGTCACCGGCCCAAGAATCGCCATCCATCCCTGCATCGCCTTGCGCAGAACCTCGTCGGCGCCGGCAATGTTCGCCGGCAGCGCAATGAATTGCTTATCATATGCAGCATCCGGCCATAGCAGCTTCAGCTCAGCCAGCCGCTCGGCGGCGGCAATATACCTGCGCCCACCCGCGAACAAAAACCCGGCGCGGCGACTGCGCTCCAGCGACGCGAAGAACGGCCCCCAATGCTGCGTGCGCGGATCGTCCATCATCGCCTGCGGCACTATCACCAGTGAACACAGCAGGTCATGCAGCTCGTGTTCGTCGCGCGGATCGGGCCATACCTGCGCGCGCACCTCCTCGATCGCCGCCGGCGAAAGCCGTCCCGCCTCGCCCAGCGCCTGGTCGGGCAGCAGGCCGCGCATGGCCACGGCGCGCGCGCGCCGCTCCTCGAGCCCCGCCTCATCGAGAAAGGCATTGGGATGCGCGTTGACCAGCTCATGCGCGAAGACCGAAGGCGTCGTCGTGTCGATGGCCACGCAACGGATCGCGCCCGAGTCCATCGCGGCGAGAATCTTCGTCAGCCCCTCCAGGTCCATCGCCTCCTGCAGCACATCCCGCATGACTTCTCGAACGAGCGGATGATCCGGGATCTGGATATCGCCCTCGATGTTCTCAAAGCACGCCGCAGCCTGCGGAAAAACACTGGCCAGCAGATCGTCGGAGCGCGTGCGCATGATCTGCGGAGGAACTTTCTTGCCCTTCTGGAAGCGCAGCAGCTGCAGGCTCCGGCACGCATCCCAGCGCCAGCGCGACTTGAAGATTGGTGAAGCCAGCGAGGCCTGCTCGAGCAGTTCCTTCACCGTCAGCGTGGTCAGGAACTGGAAGACATCGCTCAGCGGAAAGCTGTGCTGCTCGGCCAGCGAGATGTTGAGCCCGTTGTCCGTAGCCGCGGCCTGCAGCTCAAAATTGAACCCGCGGCAGAAACGCTTGCGCAGCGCCAATCCCCACGCCTTGTTGATGCGGCCGCCGAAGGGCGCATGCAAGATGAGCTGCATGCCGCCGCCCTCATCGAAGAACCGTTCTGCAACAACCGTGGTTACAGATGGAATGGTGCCCAGCACCGCGCGCCCGGCAGCCACATAACCGATCATCTGCTCGGCAGCCGAATCGTTCACCGCGCAGGCATCCTTCAACCACGCCGCCGTTGCCGCCACTTCCTCATGCGACTGGCTGATGAACCCCGGCTCGACTGTAGGCGTGCGCTCAGCGATCTCGCAGCGCAGCGCGGAGACAAACTGCGACAGCTCCCAGGTTCGCAACGGCGCTTCGCCCGTCCAGAAAGGCAGGCTCGGCGGCTGCCCATGCGCATCTTCCACATGCACATGCCCGCTCGACTCGATGCGCTGAATGCGCCAGCTCGTATTGCCCAGCAGGATCACATCGCCCGGCGACGAATCCACCGCGAAGTGCTCGTCGAGCGTGGCAATCTGCACGCCCTCCGGCTGCATGATGACATGAAACAGCGGCAGATCCGGAATCGTACCGCCATTCGTGACAGCAGTGATGCGCGCCCCGCGCCGCGCCTGAATCTGCCCATGTACGCGATCACGAAGCAAATACGAACCATAGCGGCCGCGGCTGGACTCGATGCCTTCACTCAGCAGGCAGAGCGCCTCGTCGAACTCGTCCCACGTCAGTGCTCGATACGGCTGCGCACGGCGGAAGAGCTCGAAGAGACGCTGCTCCTCCCACGGCTCCGCTGCGCAGGACGCGACGATCTGCTGCATCAGCACATCCACCGGCTTCTGCGGAATCTCCAGCCGATCGAGCAGGCCGCTGCGCATGGCGCGGATCAGAGCAGCTGTCTCGATCAGGTCATCGCGCGTGGTCACGAAGAAGCGTCCCTTCGGCGTCGCACCGCGCCAGTGGCCCGCGCGTCCCACACGCTGCATGGCCACGCCGATAGCGCGCGGCGTGCTGATCTGGCAAACCAGATCGACGCTGCCGATATCGATGCCCAGCTCCAGCGAAGCCGTCGCCACCAGCACGCGAATCTCGCCATCCTTCAGGCGCCGCTCGCTCTCCAGCCGCAGCGCACGCGAAAGGCTGCCATGGTGCGCGGCTACGTTCTCCGTACCGATCAGTTCCCCCAGCGCAAAAGCCAGCCGCTCCGCCATGCGACGCGTGTTCACAAAGACCAGCGTCGAACGATGCTCGGCCGCAAGTTCGACGATCCGCGCATGGATGCTCTCCCACACCGCCGTCGTCGCCACCGAGCCCAGCTCTTCATTCGGAATCTCGATGCCGAGATCGAGCCCGCGCCGCTGCCCGGCCTGCACAATCTCAACCTCACCACCACGCGCGCCGCCGAGAAAATCCGCCACCAGCTCGATTGGATTCTGCGTAGCCGAGAGCCCGATCCGCTGCGGCGCCTCATGGCCCCCATTGACATATCCACAGACGAAATCGCCGGGCGCGAGCGGATTTTCTCCACGCACCAGCGCATCCAGCCTCTCCAGCGACAGCGACAGGTGCGAACCGCGTTTGTCATCGGCCACCGCATGGATTTCATCCACGATCACGGTGCGCACGCGGCGCAGGTTCTGCCGGCTCTTCTCCGAGGTCAGCAGGATATAGAGCGACTCCGGCGTGGTCACGAGAATGTGCGGCGGCTGCTTGAGCATGGCGCGGCGCTCGGCCGGCAGCGAGTCGCCGGTGCGCACAGCGGCAAGAATCGGCGGACAAAGATAGCCGCGAGCCATTGCCAGCTCCTGAATCTCACGCAACGGCGCTTGCAGGTTCTTCTGCACATCATTCGAGAGCGCCTTGAGCGGCGAAACGTAAACCACCTGCGTGGCCGCATCCAGGCGTCCCTCGATAGCCTGGCGCAGCAGCGCATCAATCGCAATCAGAAACGCAGCCAGCGTCTTGCCGCTGCCCGTAGGCGCGGAGATGAGCACCGGCTTTCCCGCAAGGATATGCGGCCAGCCCTCTTCCTGCGGCTCCGTAGGCGTGCCGAAGCGGCGCACGAACCACTCCTGCACCACCGGGTGCGCCCAGCGCAGGCTCGCAGGCACAGCCGCGGAATCGAGCGAGGAAGGCAGCGCGGAGGACAGCATGCGCCTATTCTAGCCCGATTTTCGTCTCCTCTTCGCCCTCAATCACTTAGCTACTCCTAGCAACCGAAGCACCTCCGGTCCTGACGAAATCTTTAGAAAGCATTTCAGAAGCCTTTACGGGCACGCGTTTTGAATCAGAGGTGCCGGAATCTCCGGCGGAGGATGTATGAGTAGCTTCCGTACCTGCCGTCCGCTTCTTGTTGATGCCACACAGTGCCACGCCGACCAGACCATCACAACGGATATGGGCTTCCGCCATGTGCGCCGCGGCGAGTGGATCATCAAAGGCGAAGATGGCGAGTGCTATGTCGTGGATGACGCCTTCTTCCAACGCACCTTCCTTCCCCTCCAGACCTATCCCTGGGAGACAACCGAAGAGAGCCGCAACTACGGAAGCTAAAAGGATGTTGTCATTCCGAGCGAGCGAAGCGAGTCGAGAAACCCGCCGTTCCTCTTCACGCAATGCAGCCTCAGGCCATGCGACGAGCACGTAAAATGCGGATATATGCCCGCATCCGCAACACTGAGCGCGGAAGACCGCGCCCGCCGCATCCGCCTGCTGCTTTTCGATGTGGACGGCGTCCTCACCGACGGCGGCATCTGGCTCTTTCCCGCGCCTGAAGCCGCACTCTCCACCGCTGAACACGCCGAGTCTCTTGCCGACAAAGGCGGCTTCGCCTTCGCCTCGGGCTCCATGATCGAAGCCAAGGGCTTCAACGCCCATGACGGCTCCGGCGTCTCGCTCGCCCGCCTCGCCGGCATCCGCGTAGGCATCGTCACCAAGCGCGTCTCGGAGGCGGTGTCTCTGCGCGCGCGCGATATGCGCGTCGACCACGTCTACATGGGGCAGGCCCACAAGATGCAGGCCGTCGAAGAGATGATGGAGAAGGATGGCGTCACACTCGAAGAGATCGCATACGTCGGCGATGACATCATCGATCTGCCCGTCATGCGCGTCTGCGGCCTGGCGATTGCCGTCGCCAGCGCCCGTCCGCAGGTGAAGGCTGCTGCGCACTGGGTTGCGCCCAGCCCCGGCGGACACGGCGCAGGACGCGATGCCGTCGAGTTCATCCTCGAGGCAAAAGGCGTGCTCGACGAGACCATCGAGCGCTATATTGAGGAACGCAGCCCCGGCGCAGGGCACTTCCAGCCATGATCGAAAACTCCAGGCGCACGTTGCGCGCGCCCCATCTCCAGGCACCGTGGACGCTCTTCTGGGTCGGCTTCCTCGTCCGTGTTGTCTACATCACGGTCGCGCATACCTATCGCGTCCCCGCGTATGCCGATCACTTCAAGTTCGGCTACGAGATGGGCCGCGTCGCACGCGCGCTGGTCACCGGCGCGGGCTACGCCGATCCCTTCAACGGACACACCGGCCCCACAGCATGGGTGCCGCCGGCCTATCCGCTGCTCATTGCCGGAGCGTTCAAGCTCTTCGGCGTCTACTCGCTGTTCGCCGGCTGGGCACTCCTCGTCTTCAACAGCCTCTTCAACGCGGCCGCCGCACGCTGGGTTTATGAGATCGCCGCACGCTGCTTCCACCGCAAGGTTGCCGTGTGGTCGGGATGGATCTGGGCTCTCTACCCGGCGGTGATGGAGTATGCCACGCGCTGGGTCTGGGAGACAGCCATCTCGACCGCGCTCTTCACCTTTGTGCTGCTGCTGGCGCTGCGCATGCGTCGCGTGGGCGAGCCTGTAGACGAAGGACAGGAACACCGCGCAGCCACACTCGGACAGTGGCTGTTCTTCGGACTGATCTGGGGCATCATCGCCCTCTCGAACTCCACCATGCTGCTCTTCCTTCCCGTCTGCGGGCTCTGGATACTGATGGGCAGCAAGCCGCTGTCGCAGACCATCCTGAAAGCTGTGGCCGCAGGCGTGCTCTGCATGGCCGTCATCACGCCATGGATCGTACGCAACTGGCAGGCCTTCCATGCCTTCGTGCCCATGCGCTCCAACTTCGGCGCCGAGCTCTACGCCGGCAACGGTCCCGGCTCCATGGGCTTTCGTTACGGCGCGCTCATCGGCCTGCCTGAGCAGGAGCCGCAGCACAAGCTCTATAAGCAGCTCGGCGAGATCGAGTATGTACGCAAGCGCGGCCAGTTGGCCAAGGAGTACATCGCCGCGCATCCGGGCCATTTCGCACAGCTTTCGCTCGAGCGTTTCGACTTCTTCTGGGCCAGCGTGCCGCATCCCACCGACAAGCACTGGTTTCTCGACTTCATCCGTCAGCTCGACTACTGCCTGCCCAGCATCACCGGCGTGCTCGGCCTGCTGCTCGCGCTCAAGCGGCGCGTGCCCGCGGCCGGACTCTTCGCATGGGCCTTCGTCCTGCTGCCGTTTACGTATTATTTTGTGACCGTGGAAGCACGCTTCCGGCATCCCCTTGAGCCGCTCATCGTGATCCTCTCGGTCTATCTCTTCCAGTCCGCCGAACGGCGCCGGGCCTCAACGGCTGCGGCCGCGCAGGCGTGAAGAGGAATTTGTGACAGATACCATTACAAAATCAAACCGCTTCCGCGCCCCATGGATCATCTTCTGGGCCGGTTTCCTGCTGCGTGCACTGGTCATCGTCATCGGCCACACCTATAAAATCCGCCTCGCGCAGGATCACTTCCAGTTCGGCTGGGAGATGGGCCGCATTGCCCGCGCTCTGGTCACCGGCTACGGCTACGCGGACCCATTTGTCGGCCACACCGGACCCACCGCATGGACGCCCCCCATCTTTCCCCTGCTGCTGGCCGGCGTCTTCAAGCTCTTCGGCGTCTACACCGCGCTCTCGGCGTGGGTCATTCTCACCATCAACAGCGTCTTCTCCGCGGCCGTCTCGCTCTTCGTCTATGAGATCGCCGCCCGCTGCTACAACCTGCGCGTGGCGAAGTGGTCCGCGTGGATGTGGGCCGTGTATCCGGCAGCATTGCAGTACGCCATCCACTGGGTCTGGGAGATGTCGCTCACCGCGATGCTCTTCACCTGGGTGCTCGCGCTCGCGTTGCGCATGCGCGGCATCGGAGAAGACAAGCCTCGCGAAGCGACTGCCACGCAATGGCTAGGATTCGGTCTTCTGTGGGGCAGCATTGCGCTCTCCAACTCCACCGTGCTGCTCTTCCTGCCCATCTGCGGACTATGGATACTCTTCGGAGCGAAGCAGCCGCTCGCCCAACTCGGCAAGGTCGCACTCGCCAGCCTCGTCTTCCTCGCTATTCTCGGCTCCTGGGAGACGCGCAACTTCCAAGCCTTCCACAAATTCATCCCCATCCGCGGCAACATGGGTGCGGAGATGTGGGCCGGCAGCGGCCCCGACTCTAACGGATTTGCCTGGATGGCCACGCTGCCGCTCGAGGAGCGCAACCCCGAGACCATCCGCTACCGCACGCTCGGTGAGGTCGAATACACGCGCCAGCAGGGCGAAAAGTGGCACGTCTACATGCGAACGCACCATCTGCACTACGCCGCCATCTCGCTCAAGCGGTTCT harbors:
- a CDS encoding ArnT family glycosyltransferase; protein product: MTDTITKSNRFRAPWIIFWAGFLLRALVIVIGHTYKIRLAQDHFQFGWEMGRIARALVTGYGYADPFVGHTGPTAWTPPIFPLLLAGVFKLFGVYTALSAWVILTINSVFSAAVSLFVYEIAARCYNLRVAKWSAWMWAVYPAALQYAIHWVWEMSLTAMLFTWVLALALRMRGIGEDKPREATATQWLGFGLLWGSIALSNSTVLLFLPICGLWILFGAKQPLAQLGKVALASLVFLAILGSWETRNFQAFHKFIPIRGNMGAEMWAGSGPDSNGFAWMATLPLEERNPETIRYRTLGEVEYTRQQGEKWHVYMRTHHLHYAAISLKRFYFFWAGVPHPTDAHPAAEAIREIDYCFFSITGILGLLLSLRNRIPAAGLFAWSFVLLPLTYYFVTVAARFRHPLEPLLFLFTVYLFQSAQPRRKHEAT